The Salvelinus alpinus chromosome 30, SLU_Salpinus.1, whole genome shotgun sequence genomic interval agtcgcacactccatgtataatcttccagcaatttaatgggtatttaccaacgtttcggcatcactgtgccttcctcagggtgAGGAAGTGTGCCTTCCTCTGAGGAAatcacagtgatgccgaaacattGGTAAATATCCATTGAATTGCTGGGAGattatacatggagtgtgcgacATTCTTTATTCTGAAGTTGTAACCATGACAACCAACATCATGGTTCAATGCTAGTATGTATATAGAGAGAGCTCATAAGGTATTATTGCCACAGTCCTGCTGTAAATCTAAGTTGATGGTCATCCTTTATTACAGTTGAGCATTTCCATGGATCCTTCATCCAGGCATCCAGGCAGCGGTGCAGGGCTACAACGTGGTCTCGTACTCTAGACGCTCCTGAACAGTAGTGTCATCTTTGTACTGGAGTCTGGGTGGCGTGGGGGAACAGTCGATGGCCAGGATGGCCTTGCGTATACTCCTGTCCAGTACGTGCCTCTCCCAGGCCGGATAGCGATTCCGACACAGGTCTATTTTGATGACTGTCTCCTCGATGCGTGGGGCACGGGAGGACGGCGTGGAGGGGGCGGTGGGTCTCACCTGAAACACGGGCATACAGCCGTCCCTCTCTGTGTATTTGGCGTCTCTGCCAATGGTGCCATCCCCCGAGATGAGGGGCACACCCCGATTGGACCTCAGCGAGTTGGTGGCCCCCTCGGTGGGCAGCATGAAAGCAGCGGTGGGGTCGTCCAGCACGAGGCTGGGTGAGTATCCGAAGCGGGGCCCGTTGGGGTGAAAGAAGGCGTAGTACATGAGCATGAAGACGATGCCGGTGAGGAAGCTGCTGAAGATGACACAGAGGGCGGGGACGGCGAAGGCGTCGGTGCTCTGAGGGACGCGGTACAGGTACCACAGGGCACTCAGAGCAGTGTTCTCCAGCAGGATCACAAAGTAGTAGATGAAAAGCCTACACCGAGTATGACCCTCCTTCACATTAAACCAACTGAAGATGTAGATGATGCCCACTACCATGTCGAAGACAATCTCCTCCCACTTGGTGATGCAAAACTCGGTCTCGCAGTGGACTATCCAGAAGGTCATGAAGCACCAATGCAGGACGATGAAGATGCCGAAGTAGAGCTGGAACACGGAGGCGAACAGGGCGAAGGTGATGACCCGGGCAGCGATGGTGAAGAAATGCCAGCAGAACTGGATGATGACAGCCAGGTAGCTGATTGGCTTCTTGTCGTCCCGGGAGTCGCGCAGCGCTTTCTGATAGGATGCCAGGGCCCAGGCCAAAGACACAAGGGAGGCAGCCGCTGTCATTCCTACGGAAACACAGAGCGGACAAAAAAAATGAATTAGAGACACAGTCACAATCACATTTACAGGCATTACATATGGGTAGTAATGTGTGGAATTTTCCTTCCTGTAAATCTGCCATGTGATGGCTTCTTAAATAATATACTATAATGTCACCAAAGGAGGAGTCACAGAAAATGTGTgatggaaaaatatatatttcgcAGGAAGTATCTAAGAAGAGCACTTTTCAAAGAGCATTGCAACACCAAACAGAACCAGGAGCCAAACTCAAATATTTTTGcaccaaacaaaaacaaaagCACATTTAGGAGACAAACAACCCTTAATTAGTGTCGATGTCCGCACCCACACGGgaatcgaattagcataataataAAGAATAACCATCAAAATCCGTctatttaagctagagatatcccTTTCTTTACATGGGCTGACCTTCTGAAATAATCCAGCCACACAGACAGTATTGTGAAGAATTTGAtcctgaagaaattcggcttggtcCATAAGaccctgttcaccccgctaccatccagaaggcgaggtcagtagtacaggtgcatcaaagctgggactgagagactgaaaagtagcttctccctcaaggccatcagactgttaattaAATAGTCACCACGAGCCAGCCTCCACACAGTACCCTGCCCtcaactttagtcactgttacaagtcggctaccacccggtactctaccctgcaccttagaggctgctgccctatgtacatcgTCATGgagcactagtcactttaataaaggAACACTGCCACTttaaatcatgtttacatactgttttacccacttcatatgtattcactatattctagtcaaggccCAACCTATTTAAGTATTGCTGTACAGAtagtattcttcagatatactacatatttcTAGCCATATACTATCCGTATTGTCTATACAGCCCATCACACATATACTATCCGTATTGCCTATACACCCCATAACACATATACTATCCGTATTGTCTATACAGCccatcacgcacacacacacacacacacacacacacacacacacacacacacacacacacacacacacacacacacacacacacacacacacacacacacacacacacacacacacacacacacacacacacacacacacacacacacacacacacacacacacacacaatttcttattaacaaactatttttcaacaattgtttacatacagatgatttcactcataattcactgtatcacaattccagtgggtcagaggtttacatacactaagttgactgtgcctttaaacagcttggagaattccagaaaattatgtcatggcagtcaattggaggtgtacctgtggatgtatttcaaggcctaccttcaaactcagtgcctctttgcttgacatcatgggaaaatcaaaatttcaatttccaaacgcctgaaggtaccacattcatctgtacaaacaatagtacacaagtacacaagtataaacaccatgggaccacgcagccgtcatactgctcaggaagacgcgttctgtctcctagagatgaacgtactttggtgcgaaaagtgcaaatcaatcccagaacaacagcaaaggaccttgtgaagatgctggaggaaacaggtacaaaagtatctatatccacagtaaaacgagtcctatatcgtcataacctgaaaggccgctcagcaaggaagaagccaatgctccaaacacgccataaaaaagccagactatggtttgcaactgcacatggggacaaagatcgtactttttggagaaatgtcctctggtctgatgaaacaaaaatagaactgtttggccataatgaccatcattatgtttagaggaaaaaggggaaggcttccaagctgaagaacaccatcccaacagtgaagcacgggggtggcagcatcatgttgtgggggtgctttgctgcaggagggactggtgcacttcacaaaatagatggcatcatgaggcaggaaaatgatgtggatatattgaagcaacatctcatgacatcagtcaggaagttaaagcttggtcgc includes:
- the LOC139559609 gene encoding XK-related protein 4-like, with the translated sequence MAAKSDGVLKMKKSDVAFTPLQNSDHSGSVQGLVPGSQPDSGIGDGDFVNGESRCCGSKSTCLRLGREQQTKYTIWDCLWILAAVAVYFADVGTDIWLSVDYYLRREYWWFGLTLFFVVLGSFSVQVFSFRWFVHDFSTEESSNAGGAANCSSHMDGKLLTGSASHGDVGAQPSTPQKQASTASKSNTTSNSNSSTATRTNKQRSASCSVFIWSAQSVIHILQLGQIWRYFHAIYLGIRSRRSGDHDRWRFYWRMVYEFADVSMLHLLATFLESAPQLVLQLCIIIQTHKLQAVQGMTAAASLVSLAWALASYQKALRDSRDDKKPISYLAVIIQFCWHFFTIAARVITFALFASVFQLYFGIFIVLHWCFMTFWIVHCETEFCITKWEEIVFDMVVGIIYIFSWFNVKEGHTRCRLFIYYFVILLENTALSALWYLYRVPQSTDAFAVPALCVIFSSFLTGIVFMLMYYAFFHPNGPRFGYSPSLVLDDPTAAFMLPTEGATNSLRSNRGVPLISGDGTIGRDAKYTERDGCMPVFQVRPTAPSTPSSRAPRIEETVIKIDLCRNRYPAWERHVLDRSIRKAILAIDCSPTPPRLQYKDDTTVQERLEYETTL